GACGTTGAGACCGCCTCGGGCAGCACCGGCCGAGATGATGGCACCAGAGAACCACAGGGTGTTGTACATGGCTAGATGTTGAGAATTAGTCCATCTCTTCTCACCACGATTGCTAAATACACTCTCAATGTTCCAACCAAGGGGGACGAAACATCAGGAGAGAGGTGAAGTCAAACAAAAGGAGTCACTTACCTCCAACACGTCCACGGTAGGCAGGGTGGTTAATCTCAACGACGTACATGGGGCCTGCAGCCGCCGCAATGGAAACACCGAAACCAAGCAAGAATCGGCCTCCCATGAACTGGCCCTGGGAGTTGGACACACCCTGGACAATGGTACCAATGACAATGAAGCTAGCACCCAGGAGCATACCCACGCGACGGCCGAATCCGTCAATGGCAGGGCCGACAAAGGGAAGCGCGACGACACCACCAATCTGGTACATGGACGAGACAATGCCGGCCCAGATGCCATCGTTGCCGCTCTCGACGTACTTCTTCTGGAACCAGGGGTTCTGCAGcaggttgttgatgagcGAACCATCGTAGCCGTTCATGGtactgcagaagaaggcaatgatggagaaggagtAGATGAGCAACTGAGCCGTGGTCCAGGCTTTTGGCGgctccttcatcatggcctccTGAAAGGCCGTGTGTCCGCTCACGACCTTGGTTTGGAGTTCTCCCTACATTGAGACAGAAAGTGTCAGTCACTCGCTCTTCCAAACGAGGTGGCAAAAAACACAAAtcacaaaggagaagaaagaaaaaactgcAATCGGGTGATTTGCCATACATGGTCGAGCTCCTCATGGGTGTGGATGTCGTCCTTTTCGCCCATTGTAACGGGGGGGTATCTCTAGCCTCTCGGCCAGACCAGCTCTTCAAGTTGTGTgtgagagagaggttgaTGTGGAGGGGAAACTCTGCAATGCCCCCGTCTTTCGATGCGAGGGAGAGCCGAGTATTTGACTGCGAGTGAGATgaggaggtgaagagagagaaaaagaaaggttGCAGTCCTGATGGCCAGGGGGCGCTGTCGCTTTTATGCTTCTTGTCTGTGTCCCTTGCCGCGTGCAATCCTTCCCCAGGCTCTTTCACAAGGTTGGATGGTTGGATGCTAATGCTACTTTTTTGGGATCAGGAAACAGCCCTTGTCAATAGGCCCGATCAAGCGAGCGTTTGTTTGTACGAATGAACGCCTTGCCAGCCTCAGTTGCTTCAAGCCATCTCAGGATTGGGATTGATATTTCGCCGGTGCAAGTGATACGGGCGGATTATTTGAAAAGAAGCTCCCCCAGGAATTGGGCATGCCGTGCCGCTTATACGGCTTGTCTCCTTTCTCATACGATTGCGGTCAAGAGGCTATTGGACGGCGGCGTCGTGCCGTGGCGTCGACTTTCGGCCCTCGTAACAATGCGGGGGGGACAGGCCCAAGCCTGATGCAGGTGCGGAGGGTTCTGGTCCGCAATGGCTGGCGAGCAGTTTGGGAATAGCACAGCCTGAACCCCGGGTCGAGACGGCGCTTTGTCTGGACAGACGGATCCAGTGAATAGACATTAGCCTAAGTGGTGCGGATCATCCGCCTCTGGGGTATCTGGGCCTCTCCAGACTGACGATTGGGCCGAAGGCCACGCGATGCACGGAGAAATCCTACAGTACCGCCTGCTGTGTGTGTCTTGGCGGGGTGAAGCATGAGATGGCATGAGGTTGTCACCATGGATGTCAAATATTGATTTGATCCAGGCCTTTGGTGGCGGTTGGCTGGCGGATGGCGGTTCGAGCCTAGCAGCATGTCAGACGGCAAATCGCGAAGCTGACTCGCGCAAACAGGAAGAGCGAGGGATCAATTACAAAGTCAAGAAAGAGGCGAATTTTGCTGCAAGCGAGAAGTGCGTTTTGCATTGGGTGGTAAGATAGAGATGAAGCCTGCCATGGTCTGACACGACATGAACTGGTGACTTTTTGGTGTGCATCTCGAGAcaagtaaacaaaaaaaaaattggagGTTGCAGGTAGCCGAGCTGGGGGGGACCCAGTGCTGTAACTTCCACGTTAGCTCTGCATCGGTTAGCAGGGCCGGATGATTAATCAATCGGCATAATTCCCCAGCAATTTCGATCACTTTTCACAAGCAGGCAAGCAGGGTGTCGAGCGGCTGAACAAAATGAATCAACTAGAGTCCAATGTGATGGCAGCTGAACTGAAGCAAGCACTAAATCTATGTATCCACGAGCAATGTGATCAATGTCCTGGATGTGTGTGCAGATCTAGTGCAAGAAGTTGATGAAATGCAACAGCATCGTATCGACGAGTCCTAGTCCTAGACCTAGACCTAAGCTACCTAGCTTGTGATTGTGATGGATTGCGAACAGGGAAGCAAGCATTCAACACCCACAGGGATCCCTCAGGGCGCACTGGCTTAGCTTACCAAATCTCCTTGCAGCTTGCTGGGATTTGCCCAAAAAGAGTGCAGAGCAAAAGCCCGGCGCCAACTTAGTTCTCAGTCGACGCTCAAAATGGGACCAAGAGCTGGGGAATTACTCCGAATTCTCGTAACGGTTTAGTGGGGGCTTATATAATGGAAGCAAATTGATGCGATCTAGGGTAGACAAACACATgtaagtactaggtaggAATATCCGAAGAGCAAACTACTAATTGTATTGATGATATGGACATGAGCGAGCATTGTGTAAGTAAAGACACACAACAATGGCCTATGGTAGCCTCCGCCTAACAATTCAATGATGAACAGATACAAAGTTACTTTAATATAAGAAACATACAgatcttgctgctgccggccACCTCAGCAAAACAGGAGGGTGTATAGCTCGACAGGCACACAGCATGAACAGCACAATCACAAAGTAGCATCGGCCAGCAATCATCCACGTGGCAAGTGCTCTTGGTGTCTACAGATGAGATGCCCATCTGACAGAGAGTCCATTATGCTGGGTGAACCAGTCGGTTTCGATACCCGCGGCAACCCTGTCGATATCCCACGTCTCCGGGGAATCACCCTCGTGGCCGTCTTCTCAGCGctttccccctcccccacaaGGAGAATTAGGGTTTCCACAGCATTTGCCGTTTCAAGTTTCGGCTCGTTGATCACTTTCTGACATGTGGCCATTGAATGGGGTTTCGCTACGACAGCCGGGGCTACTGCTGCGTTCGTCTTGCGAGAGTTTGAGCTTCCCTAAGTAGGGCGTTGGGAGCTGACAACTGACCACATAGTTCTTACAAAGTTACCCTGTAATAAGGCCAAACACGGACGGCATTCTCTCAGCGTCTGGAGAAGAGTCCTTGATGAAGGCGATCAGAAACCAGATGATGAGAcaagaaaacacaaaaaggATCACCAGTTCGCGGGACTCTCCCAAATGAACAGGCTCTTGGCGAATACCCTGAGCTTCCCGTGTACATCGCTGAACCAATCCAAGAGTCGCCTGGGAGATTAGTCATCAGTTTCAGCCTGCAATCACCAATCACAACGTTCTGTTTGATCGTACTGTCAAACATCCTTCAGATCTTCGGCATATCTTGGTatattgcttttttctcttttttattcaAAGAAGCTTTTATTTTCATCATAGATTTTCTCCGTAATCAAACAGTCTTGTGTTCATTCCTCCTTACAATCCAACGGCCTTGACACTCAAGTCccacagcttcttggcctcaaTATCGCTAATAGCGTGGGGAGAAATGGCGTCGACGTAGTAATCGGCCACTTGAGCCTTTTCCAGCAGATATGCGCCGTTGTGTTCTATCAAACGCAGTTGAATTTAGCTTATTACTTTTAAGGAAACATAATGGAGATGGGTGTGACGGGAAATAAttccaaaaaaaagaaagaggagggaaacCAGCAGGAAAACATACCCTTGAGAACAGGatcaaaagaagcaaagacgTGAGTAGCAATTCCTTGTTCATGTGTaagcatctccttctccttctcccaaCCAAACGGTGATCCAGTCATTTGAGAGACTCGCGctatgaaaaaaaaaaaaggacaaaagTTAGCGATCCGGGTATAAACATCGGTAAACGGCTAGAACCTACCCAAGACCTCCAAATCGCCTCCCGGTGCAAAGTCTAAATGGGCACCGAGGTTGGTAATGATGGCACCGGGATTCAAGCTATACGACAAGACGCCACGGTCACCGAATCGCTTGGCCAGGCCGATGGAAAAGAGTATGTTGGCGGTCTTGGACTGGCCATATGCGTTCCACTTCTCGTACGTCTTTCCGCCCTGTATTGTCAAAGTAGAATCTTCTGTCAGCTATCGGTGGAAAcaagagagggggaaaaaaagagagagagagagagagacacacacacacacacagagagagagagagagagagagagagagagagagagagaaagaaggaaaataCTGTGTGCCGTTACTCACATCATAGTTCAAATCCGCATAACGAATGCCACTAAACCAATGTCCACCACTGCTGACATTGACAATGCGCTTGAGCTCACTCGCAAGAACCTTGTCCAGGATCAAGTTCGTAAAGAGAAAGTGGCTCAGGTGATTACACGTCAACTGGCTCTCATACCCATCCTCGCAAATCTTGTACTCCACAGCCATAATACCCGCGTTATTCATCAACACATCGATCGCCGGCACGTCGTCCCAAGAGTTGACCTCGGCAGCGGCCTTTCGCGCGGAAGCAAACGAGCTGaggtccagctgcagcacTTTGGTCTGCACGTTCGGGTGCgccttgttgatggcttcggcCGTCTGGTTTACCTTGGCCAGGTCGCGGCCGGCGAGGATGAGCAGCTTGGGCTGTGCGGAGGCGAGAGTCTCGACGTAGCGTGCGCCGAGACTGTTTGGTGAGACGCCTGTAGTGAGGATGgtcttgcccttgatgatgggGGCATATTCGGCGACCAGCTCGTCACCGGTGATGTCCTTCTTGTAGGGAAAAGgcatgatgttgatgttggggTTGATGTGAGTCCTTGTTAGTCttgacaagaacaaggaaatGATAAAAAAGAGTTAAAAGACGAGGctatgatgatgctgaaggAACTGGAAAACAAGGCTATGACTATGAGAGTTACTCCTCAAGAGTCAACAAACTCAAGGAAGCAGCAACCCCTTCTTTTATACACCGCGCTGGCACTCCTCCCACATAGCGGATTTCCGCACCccatcaccttcttctcttcccttccccacctctctttctttttgtcgttGTATGTTGCCCCCAATCTCTGCCCACTCGGCTTCTTGAATTAGTTCCCACTGGGTTTCAATCCTTTATTTTCTTACATGTCCGTTTTGGTGCGAAAATGATGATTAAACGTCAACCACGTAAAATAGTAACCGGCACCATCCGGTTGTCGCTGGTTGGCTGTCTACACTTGCCTAAAGCGGCAACCGCCCAGGGCCTCACCTATGAGCTTGCGGCCCTTGCGCCGGATTTCCGCACCTCTGCGAGCCCGCAGAACCGCAGCTGTGTCGGCATCTTAGCGCAGCCCTTTCCGCAGCCCCCTTGCGGACGTCGTGCTTTTTGAAAATGCCGTTGGGGGCTTTTCGTCAACCTGGAACGCATACGAGTATATACGCGTGTGAGTGGCGTCTGTTGGTGCTTATCTTTTGTGATATTGATTCCTCAACaatgcttcttcagcttcatgaGTCCGGATTAGGAATATGTACAGTCACATTGTTTTATTATTGGCTTCTTTCCGCGTAACAGTTACGGAATTAAACCGCGGCTTTAACTATTTGCGCTTCACATACGCGTCCCATGATGCTTGCATGACCATCACCACTTCGAGTCCCCACGAAGCCCCTCCAAACGGTCAAGTTGCCCAGAGTTAGCTTCGTAAAAAGTCCGTCAACGTTGTGTTGTCACAACTGCTACGCGGCAACTTAGTGGGGGTAATCGGCTAGCTGTTGTTTATTGCAACAATGCGAATAACATCTCATTCATATGCCAGTTGTTGCTTGTTGCAACGATGCAAATAACATCTCATTCGTATTAATCCATCTTCCCGGTCCCACCTCGACTCTGCAAAACTTGATAGATACACACGCAGCTTTCACCCCCCCTGAAAGAGCAATCAACCTTGATGTTGGTGGTGACAAATGACAGTGATAAAGGCAAATCATCAGGACAATCATTATGCATAACAACATTGCACGCAGAATAAACCCCcactctctcttctctcccagcAAAGGACAGGATAGAAAAGAAGGCAAGAGAACGCAAGAGCAAGTAAAAGAAAACGGAAAAGGGGAAGACTAATGCAACATCAAATCAACTGTTCGCCAACAACCGCATCCAGACCAGTTAAACAGGAAAGAAAGTAACACAAGAatagaaaaacaaagaatcCGTACAACAAATGGTATCCGACAAGGTACATTGTTCATATCAACTCCAAATATGCCCCGGCCTCGACATTTGCCTCCCTCGCCGGCAAACACAGGCCATTTTTTCTGTTTCCCCCCCGTCTCAGTGAAATGCTCTCTGAATTCCCGAATaccgctctctctcttcgtaATCTTTAACAAGAagccttctctctcttgtcatcTTTAACACGAAGCTTTCTCTCGCTCATCCACACGCAAATCCTTTGTCCCATTCTTGATTCATGCAAAACTGTCATCTTGCTTAGCTGACATGTGTCAtggtttgcttgcttgctcgctTGCTTGTCGAAGAAGGGTTgggaaaaataaaaagccAAACTCGAAATGCTGTCGTTATTCGTCATCAATTCGTTTATATTCTGAGCACATTTTTGTCTCTCAAAAACACTCTCTCTTGACACTTTGGCATCCATGTAGCGTATTTCCGCATCactgctcctcttcctcctcaatgGGAGCTGGAGTGCGACGCTCAACACGCCTCTTTGGTCGCCTGtgccggctgctgctgatgttACTGGCCGAGTCATCGGGGTATAGATCGTACTCTTCCATCTGCCAATCATCGTCACTGGCGTTTTCAGCATCGCTTCCAGCCCACGAGGGTCGCTCGTAGCCCGAGTTTTGCGAGTTACCCGAGCCGGGAACCGAGAGCACGTCGATGCGTCGTCGGCTCTGGAGATTCTGCATGAGTCCAGCTCCACGCTGCCGCAGGGCGGTTCGGACCGTCTCCGCTTGGTGGTGGAGCTTCTCGAATGCATCCTCCAAGGCCTCCATACCCTGGTAAATCTCACGCTCAATCTCGGCAATGgctgccatctccatctcttcgtcGTTGGAAACCGGGGGTCGGCTCCCCCCACCTGTGGACGAAaggctgatgaaggatgCTGGCGTGGTGTTGCGGGAGTAAGGGGAGAAGGGGGTATTGGTTCGGGAACCCATGGCCGAAGGGCCTCGGAATGGCGTGGGGCCTCTTGATTCTACCCCGTTGAAGTCATCATCGGCACCAGACCACAGGAATCCATCAAACCGGCCGGATGTCAAAATCTCCCATTCTTGACTGTTAATGTTGGACAGGGTAATGAGAAGGTCGTGGGTATGGTGATTCTTGATGAGGTATGTCGCGCTCTCCGCATCTCGAGGCACTTGCTGAAGGCGGTACAGCCGCTGCAGTGAGAGACCAGTCTTGACGATAAAGTCGTTGCGCGGCCGGTTGAGGGGAGTAGGGGCGCGGGTTGCTGGCCTCAGCTCTTTTGATCCGGCGAGGAGGGCGTTGAAGTAGGGGCGGTCTTCGGCGTCGAGGTTGGTCAGGATGGCGAAACTCAgcgtctcgtcgtcgacatCTTGGGGGGGAGGCACAGGCGTTTCACCCGTGCTGGTGAGCCACCTGTCGACTGCAGACCTGACCTTTTTGGACTGGCGCAAATAGTGCTCCCTGAACTCTTCGGCGATGTCGGGATCCAGCTGGATGGGCGAGTCTGGCCTTGGGGGGGTTTCGCCCGATATCTCAGCTGCCTTGTGACCAATGTCTGCCAGGTCAAAGGGCGGCCATGAAGGGAGCTCAATGCGTCCGCTGACCCACTCTAGAACATCTCCCCAGTTGAGGCCGCGGTGAGGCTCGTTGGATTTCTCGCATATAATGCAGGAGCAGCCGTGAGGCGGTAGATCTCGGGAGAAGACGTTTTCGAGCCGGTCGAGCAAGCGGCGAGCGACTGACCGATGGCCAGTGGCTACTGCAACGGATCCCTGCTTGGAAAGGACCGTTTGATATTGGTCCAGGAGGCTGACAAACGGGGTGAAGAGCGTCTCGGCGCCGCTGAGGAGGGAGTTTGCGGGCCTTAGTGTGCCGTTGACGAGAGGCATGACTGATAAGAAATGTCTAGTAACTGGCTGCGAGAGGCCACCGTTTTGTAGTAGGTAGTCTACCCTGGGTATCTCGAGGACGTCGAcggcgggaggaggaggcggcggaggcataggaggcggaggcggaggatGAGTGGGCGCCTTCATGGCGGGCGTAGCGGTGCCCGAGTTAATGGTGGATGCATAGTCGTCGCCGTCAACGCCGGAGGCGGGAGTACGAGATCGCTTGGAGTCGCCGTAGAGGTGGTGAGGGAATTGGTGAGCTTGGGTGGGCGTCTTGGGAGATGAGTCCTGGGCGCTGGACGGAGAGGAGTCGACATGCAGCGGCTCGGgtttgctcttcttgacACTGCGAGTGGAAGAAGACCGCTTGGATGTGTGGCGTGAGGCGGAGCTTGAGGAGCGTGAGAGCACAGAGGATCGGAGCTTGTCGTGAATCTTGTTGCTGGGTGAGCGTATCAGGGTTGCCGCGCTGGTGGATGAGCGGCGGCTAACTTTGGAGGAGGATCTCTCCTCGGTAGCGCGCGAGCCTGACCTGGAGACGGTGGACTTGTTGCCGCGGTCGTAGTCTTCAGCGCGCGAGCCTGatcttgagatgcttgacTTGTGGCCGCGGTCCAAGTCCTCGGCACGCTTCTTTGCGGCGGAGACGTCTGTTTCGGGAGGCGTAGGCGGGCGAGAAGCCTTCTTGGATGAGGATCGATGAAGAGCGTCTTCAGGCCTTAATCGACGATCATCTCCACCTCCACtgcctccaccaccaccaccaccacctcctccagctgcaccgctgccacc
This genomic stretch from Trichoderma breve strain T069 chromosome 1, whole genome shotgun sequence harbors:
- a CDS encoding short chain dehydrogenase domain-containing protein — encoded protein: MPFPYKKDITGDELVAEYAPIIKGKTILTTGVSPNSLGARYVETLASAQPKLLILAGRDLAKVNQTAEAINKAHPNVQTKVLQLDLSSFASARKAAAEVNSWDDVPAIDVLMNNAGIMAVEYKICEDGYESQLTCNHLSHFLFTNLILDKVLASELKRIVNVSSGGHWFSGIRYADLNYDGGKTYEKWNAYGQSKTANILFSIGLAKRFGDRGVLSYSLNPGAIITNLGAHLDFAPGGDLEVLARVSQMTGSPFGWEKEKEMLTHEQGIATHVFASFDPVLKEHNGAYLLEKAQVADYYVDAISPHAISDIEAKKLWDLSVKAVGL